The following proteins are encoded in a genomic region of Ctenopharyngodon idella isolate HZGC_01 chromosome 12, HZGC01, whole genome shotgun sequence:
- the dusp3a gene encoding dual specificity protein phosphatase 3: MKKHLSPAKVPLEVTVPDTEVTVQQLNKLLSNGSGFYSLPAQHFNEVFPRIYIGNAFVAQNVMRLQRLGVTHILNVAEGNSFMHVNTNAEFYTGTGITYHGIQANDTEQFNISAFFEEAADFIDKAMAHGKGKVYVHCREGYSRSPTIVIAYLMLRHKMDVRVATATVRHKREIGPNDGFLCQLCQLNEKLAKEGKLKTK; encoded by the exons ATGAAGAAGCATCTCAGCCCCGCGAAGGTACCACTGGAAGTCACCGTACCAGACACCGAGGTGACTGTACAACAACTCAACAAGCTGCTGTCAAACGGCAGCGGTTTCTACAGCCTCCCAGCACAACATTTCAACGAGGTCTTTCCCAGGATTTACATCGGCAATGC GTTTGTGGCCCAGAATGTGATGCGTCTGCAGCGGCTGGGTGTGACACACATACTGAATGTTGCAGAGGGAAACTCTTTTATGCATGTGAACACCAATGCAGAGTTCTACACAGGAACTGGGATCACATACCACGGCATACAGGCCAATGACACTGAGCAGTTCAACATCAGTGCCTTCTTTGAGGAAGCGGCAGACTTCATTGATAAGGCTATGGCACATGGAAAAG GAAAGGTTTATGTTCACTGCCGTGAGGGCTACAGCCGTTCGCCCACTATCGTCATCGCTTACCTCATGCTCCGTCACAAGATGGATGTACGAGTTGCCACAGCTACAGTAAGACACAAGAGAGAGATCGGCCCGAATGATGGATTCCTCTGCCAGCTATGCCAACTCAATGAAAAGCTGGCGAAGGAGGGCAAGTTGAAGACCAAATGA